In the Clupea harengus unplaced genomic scaffold, Ch_v2.0.2, whole genome shotgun sequence genome, AATTTCCCACCAATATTTTTTACTTGGTTGAGGTATACTGAAGGTTTTGGCATGGGGTTTTATATCTAAAGGTTGCATAATGTTTAAGGTAATCAGGTTCACCATTCCTTAATCCAGTTTAACAGAAAGCAGCTGTAGATCACACATTTTTCTAGGAAGGATAAAAAGAAAGTCAATGTATGCAGCCATAGGTATGGAGCCACTGGAGAATCTTACAACAGCAAAGATCTCGTTTGTAAcagaagtaaaaaaataaaacattctgtgaAGGAGGTTATAGAGATACCTGTGAAGATGAGCGACACTTCATTCGTGGAAAGTTGTGCTATAcagtatgcgagacacaatgttATCATAAATCAGTGGGCTCCAGGAAACGGTTGTGACATTTGTTTGATTCTTTACAGAGGTACTTCCTGGGTAAAACTCCAAATGAACATCTGATTTGTTCAATATTTATCTTCTGACATAAAATAGGAGGAAATGGAGATGGGGCTGTTCCACCTATCATGGCATCTGGCGAAAGTGAGCTCCCCTAAAAGTCTTGAGCAGGACATCTATCATCAAACCTCCAAACTCTTTGAAACAAAGCCAGATGACCTATGATAATATAATGACATACAGTATTACATAGACATAATATCTGATCTATACATTAAATATCTGCTGATCTAAACAATAAACATGTCATGGGGAACGTAGCTAGATCTGAGGAAAAAGCTTGCGTTAAGATGGGCAGTGCTGCTTTATTCCAGCTGCAGTGTCAATTGACTTTGGACCGCAGACAGGAGGGCTGTTTGCCACACAAACCCCCAAAGGGACCTTGATTTATTGTTGTTTCAAACAACACTAATCTGTGGGAAGTCAAAGCACCACATATGGCACTTGAGTGAGGATTGGCACTTCTGACCACTTCATGCTCCGCAGTTGTTTGTAAACTTGTTAATTCTACTGTGTGATAGATGGAACAAAAACAAGACACACATTTGAATGTTGTGATATTTAGAGGTATTCAGTCAGCCATGCCACAGAGTAACCTTGTTACTGGGATTTTGAATCAACTATGTTTGGCAGCAGGGTTACTTTCATTTCCGTGCACTGCCATCTTGTGATATATTCATTAAATTAACATTGAACAACTAAATAACAGCAGATTTGTCCATTTATTTGCCTAATAATTCTATTTCTTTCGAAACCATCGGTGCTGTGCCTCATGTTTGACAGACAAACCCTATTGTAGTTTCTTTCCGTTTTGAGCAGTCACTGAAAACAACCACGGCTTCTTCTGGTCCCATTCCAGATTACCACTAGCTaccattactattattattattaatgctCATCTAAAATTGCCACTGCTTTTTAATCAACTGGCTTTAGGAAGTGGGTCTGCATCACTCGCTTATGCCTCTCAGCACCAGCCCTTAGTCCACCATAGGAGCCATTTTACAGTTTCATTATTAGCTATTAAAGCACTCCCAGTAATAAGGTGAATGCTTCTGGCATCATTCATCTGCTGTACTCACACTGACTAAGCTTTTCCAATCAGTTGCTTCTAGGTGCTGCATGGTCTTGGTTAGAGTTCAAGGTTACCTTGCCTTTGTGATCACTGCACCGAGTTGCTGGAAGAGCCAGCCAGTAAACATTCAGACTACCCGCCTCTCCATctttatttataaataaaaaccttaccttttcctttcctttgcaCTCAGTGTGTAACTTCACAACAGAGGCCTGCTAATGTGTTGATATACGTTATGGGTGGTGTGTTGTACTTTTGTATCAGTATCCATTGCCCATACtcatttatgtttatatttgcaCAGCACTTTGGTCTACTGAAGGCTCAATTTAAACAAGTTTACCCACAGTAAACGTATGAATTAGAAAAGCCATTATACCAGAAATGAAATTATGCAAGTCCTGTTTACATGTCTACAAGTTATGTGTTcgtgagaggagagtgtgtgtgtgtgtgtgtgtttgtttgtttgtgtgttctagtgTTTGTGACTGATGTCATTGCATTGCTGTAGGTGATGGGCTCGGCTCTTGACACGCTCATAAACTTGCGAACTGAGTATTGGAAAAAATGCAATGACTCGTTATCAACTCAAAGGGccacagaaaaaacacaaactggTGAGTGTTCTGAGATATTTTTTAAGTTTTTAAGTTCCACACCATAGTGAAACAGTTTGCACTCCAGCAGTACTAATGCATAACTATTCTCATAATAAATCAAATGTTCTAATAAGGGCTGAATTAAAGCTAATTCTGCCTTGCTAGGAATCTTCTGCAATGGGACTTTTGACATGTTTGTCTGTTGGCCACATTCAACCCCTGGAAATGTCTCCGTCCCCTGTCCTTCCTACCTGCCCTGGATCAGTTCAGGTTAGTCTCACAACCCTTTAGTGCAAACATTTACTCACATAACTGTTTCAGGGTCAGCATTAATAACATTAAATGCGCTTGCCTGGCCTCGCACTCCTTGATATAGTTGAAAAACATTAGATGTTATGTGTGGTCTGTGTTGCATAAGTGATTCTTTTTTCCATCTCTTCGCAGATGGTTCAAGGAAAGTGCACATGGAGTGTTTGCCGAACGGTAAATGGCGTACCGAGGACAACACTACCATGGTGTGGCGGGAGAAAACAGAGTGTGAAGATCATCACTTCTACAAGTCAGAGGTGCTTTGTCTGACTCTACCGGAACATGTGCTTGGCATCCAGTGCTGTCCCTAAATGCTCCCAGAACATGTTTCACAAGCTTCCAACATGCCAAATATCACTTTTAGATGATAGCCTGAGCCTTATCTGAGAACAAAACCAGGAATTCCtagtagaaaaaaaacattctgcttGCTAATGTATGAATCTGGAAACTCTGTGATCTAAAACAATAATGCACATCCATGTAATCTGCCTAACGAGGCCTGCCTATGCGTAACCCAGTGTGTCCAATCACACAGGATGCTGAGCTGGCCCGTCATTCCATACTGAGGACCACCACCATAGTCGGatactcactgtctctctcctccctcataaTTGCTGTCATCATTATGGGGAATCTGAGGTAAGAGCACAATGCCTTTCTAATCAGTCTCAGGCGGCATGACATCCATTGTAAACACTGCCTCCAGTTTCCAGTCTGACCATGGTACGCTGGCTGGCAAAGATACTTTTATAGATAATTATATATACCTGTTTTGAGCTGTATTGATGCCAAGGGTTAAACAGTGCAGATATGATTTACTGAGAGTGAGTGTTGCACAGAGAAGGAATACATTCATTGTGCATTTATCACTAATTTAAAAACTTTACAAGGCCAGCTTATTGGATTCCACTGTATCATTAGTGATCTTAATCAAATCCCATTCTGTTCTCAGTGATGTCATCCATTAATCTCATCAACTTTACTTCAGATATGAAAGACTTCACCTCACCTTTTTTCACAGGAAGCTTCACTGTACACGGAATTACATCCACTTGAATCTCTTTGTGTCATTCATATTGAGGGCCATGGCAACGATCACGCACACAATCGTGTCAACAGCAATGGCTTCCAATTTTCCCAGTGATGAAATGGGGTGGAACACCTACTCAAACTCAACGGTACTGTAACTGTACTGCAAATGTCTACTgtaatttgttcatttgttaCAGAGACCCTTAAAGTCCCAGAAAGATGATATTTAATTATCTTGCATGCACAAGTATATTATCTTGTGGGAACCAATTATGATCTTGTGCGCACAAGACACAAAATATCACCTTATGGGACatgggatggggatggggatggggatctGTAACTTGTACAAAACATGATCTGTAAGACTAGTCTTGGATTCTTACATTTACTTCACATGATTTTTGAGCTTTTTTATAGCCCTTGTACTGTAATTTCTTACATCATAAAGTATAATGTAAGACACCACTCTTAATGTGCAACAGAGTACTGGACACTGTACATCTGCAACCCTTAGCCTAATTATCGAGATCAGTAGTATTATCTAAAGGGTATCTCAATGTTAGGCTAATACATTTGAACTTTAACAAGGGCTATGTAAAACCCAGAGTGACCATGTTTTAAAGCTGAAGTCTCTGAATTCAAATGATTGACACCCCCTTAGATCGCTGTGATCTGCAAGGCGTCCCGAGTGTCCATGGAGTATTTTGTTGGGTGTAATTTCTTCTGGCTGTTGGTGGAGGCGATATTTCTCCACACTCTACTCTTCACCGCTGTGCTGACAAAGCGGAGGCTGCTGAAACGATACATGCTCATTGGATGGGGTAGGTGTTCCAGGGCGGTCCCTGCTGAAACGATACATGCTCATTGGATGGGGTAGGTGTTCCAGGGCGGTCCCTGCAGTTTCTAGTTTTTCAACGCAGACCACTGTATATTTTTTCTGGCGGTTGAAGATGATTAAAATTCTAGCTTTCTGTATGTGATTTCATCACATGTTTTTCTAACTCCTTGCCATAGATCAAAGCCTGACAGCATGtctttatgtttttgttgtagGCACTCCTATGGGCTTCATATTGCCATGGATTGCAGTAAAAGCACACTATGAAAACATACAGTAAGAACTTTGCTGTAATTCTGCTGCATGCTACTTGTGTGGAATTCATAATCTCACGGAAGAACTTTTCACACCAACACCTCGCTGTGCTGTACATGAGGAGTTTGTATAAGCACTGACCCCTGTGAATAGTATACAAAGCAATAGAGCAAACTAGTGCATACTTCACTTcacatgtactgtactgtacttcaCACTACACAGAGCCCCTATAACACCCATCGGTCATGGGTGTCTCTGTTTAGGCTGAGGGACCCGACACATTTACACTGGTTATGAAATATTAGTGGAGGCCTTGACATCATACGGTGATGGACAACAACAGCGGAGACAACCTTAACAGAAAACGTACGGTAGCCTATGCTGGAGGGGGTTGTTTAAAAGCATATGTGTCGTGATTTATTGTAATTCATGTGGTCTTTCCTTTTGAAGCTGCTGGGTTAACAGTAACAAGCTGATCTGGTGGATAATAAAGGGACCTATAGCACTAGCCGTAGTGGTGAGTTGAAACCATTTCATCCCAATTCTGCATCCCATGTCCCAtgtccctgtgtcatttcatcCTTTATGCTGCCAAACACCATCCCCAATAAGCTGTGTCTTACCAACAGCACAAAATGAAATCTGTAAGAAATCATAAACCTTTTACTTATTATATAACTACCACATGCTTTAACCACAGCGATACCTCAGCACCTATTAGAAATATCTACAAAGAACATTGGCCTGTCCAATAAATCTGCATGTTATAAATGCCGCAATGCCTTTTGCCACTGTAAGATATGACAGTACATGTATGACCTAGTTTTTGGAATGCCAGTGATTTCACAGTTCCTGCCCCTTGTTATCTTGCTACACGTGATGCTGTACAGGATTAGTTACACACTATCATGAGCCTGTCCAGTTAAACGGCTCTAATGTCTGCGGAGAATCCGAAAATCACAAGAACACAGAAAACTCTGCATCGCcactgcatgaaaaaaaaaaaagtgttgcaTGCTGAAATTTGTCATGATTTTCTGGGCTGACTAACCTGGTGCCACCTCCAGAGTACTGAAACATCTGCAGCAGTCTTCTGAGTTCATGATTAGGAATGCATTTCACTAAGTGCTTTAAAAAATTGAATGAGCACAGCATACTGAATATTAAATTGTCTTGCAACATTTTGCCCTAGGTGATTTTTTGCATTTTCCTGAAAATTCTGAAACTCCTGCTGTCAAAGTTGAAAGCGGACCAGTCGCAATTTACTGACTACAGATACAGGTATGGCCACATCTCAACGCATACAGCACTGTATATATGTACTTATGAATGTATGGATGAAACCTATTTTGACATGCTTTCACATGGTTCCTCAGCTTAGCCAGAGCAACTCTTGTACTGATCCCACTGTTAGGGATCCATGAGGTAGTCTTCAACCTTGTCACAGATGACTACATGGACATGAGACAACGTTACATTCGCAACTTCATCAACATGGTTCTCAGCTCTTCTCAGGTAGGAAGGCCAAAGACAGGCCAAAGATGACATGCCACTTCTGAAACGATAAATAAATATGCACATTAGTGGCTGAGTTCAATTCATGGAGGATCGTATTCTACCT is a window encoding:
- the LOC122131735 gene encoding glucagon-like peptide 2 receptor; protein product: MLRTGRTTLSSLLLLLCSNRQVMGSALDTLINLRTEYWKKCNDSLSTQRATEKTQTGIFCNGTFDMFVCWPHSTPGNVSVPCPSYLPWISSDGSRKVHMECLPNGKWRTEDNTTMVWREKTECEDHHFYKSEDAELARHSILRTTTIVGYSLSLSSLIIAVIIMGNLRKLHCTRNYIHLNLFVSFILRAMATITHTIVSTAMASNFPSDEMGWNTYSNSTIAVICKASRVSMEYFVGCNFFWLLVEAIFLHTLLFTAVLTKRRLLKRYMLIGWGTPMGFILPWIAVKAHYENIHCWVNSNKLIWWIIKGPIALAVVVIFCIFLKILKLLLSKLKADQSQFTDYRYSLARATLVLIPLLGIHEVVFNLVTDDYMDMRQRYIRNFINMVLSSSQVGRPKTGQR